A window of the Motacilla alba alba isolate MOTALB_02 chromosome 26, Motacilla_alba_V1.0_pri, whole genome shotgun sequence genome harbors these coding sequences:
- the TULP1 gene encoding tubby-related protein 1 isoform X5: MPLQTEILREVWAADSPSEEPGSPQQHKPKQKLKKKRQEPGLEPEAKPRRPRVKKPSEAEEAPAPALGVKKVRKKKEEKGEEESDKDPSSKFTKEPRKKKESLAPRSQVPKGSKKPQEPAEDEDDEEEEEEVENKNPPKKLKKKVPKETLSGGGEKKLKPKEDKSDPDSKAKSAKSTKKEPMSMFQVKKEKKSKKKAATSSDEEDDSDSSTKPIRSEKKKNPASLFQTGGDPPKEKKSKKKGAESEEETPETLQKNSNKKGKAKKSKKQKEERPPSPVIEVDNLEEFVLQPAPQGVTVKCRVTRDKKGMDRGLYPTYYLHLDNDKKVFLLAGRKRKKSKTSNYLISIDPTDLSRGGENFIGKLRSNLMGTRFTVFDNGANPDRANADWSNVRQELSAVVYETNVLGFKGPRKMTVIIPGMNADCERVPIRPRNDNDGLLMRWQNRNMDNVIELHNKAPVWNDETQSYVLNFHGRVTHASVKNFQIVHSSDPDYIVMQFGRVADDAFTMDYNYPLCAVQAFAIALSSFDGKLACE, encoded by the exons ATGCCGCTGCAGACCGAGATCCTGCGAGAGGTCTGGGCTGCCGACAG ccccagtgaaGAGCCGgggagcccccagcagcacaagCCCAAACAG aagctgaagaagaagaggcaggagcctgggctggagcccGAGGCCAAACCCCGGCGGCCGCGGGTGAAGAAGCCGAGTGaggcagaggaggctccagcCCCGGCCCTGG GGGTGAAGAAggtgaggaagaagaaggaggagaagggggaggaggagagcgACAAGGACCCCTCCTCCAAATTCACCAAGGAGCCTcggaagaagaaggaaagccTGGCTCCCCGCTCCCAAGTGCCCAAGGGCTCCAAGAAGCCACAAG AGCCGGcggaggatgaggatgatgaggaagaggaagaagaggtggAGAATAAAAACCCGCCAAAAAAGCTCAAGAAGAAGGTTCCCAAAGAGACCCTCTCAGGCGGGGGGGAGAAGAAGCTGAAGCCGAAGG AAGACAAGAGTGACCCTGACAGCAAAGCCAAATCTGCCAAAAGCACCAAGAAGGAGCCGATGTCCATGTTCCAggtgaagaaggagaagaaaagcaagaagaaag CCGCCACCAGCAGTGATGAGGAGGACGATTCCGACTCCAGCACCAAACCCATTAGgtcagagaagaagaaaaacccaGCATCCCTCTTTCAGACTGGTGGGGACCccccaaaagagaaaaaatccaaaaagaaaG GGGCTGAGAGTGAGGAGGAGACCCCAGAGACCCTGCAGAAAAACTCCAACAAGAAGGGGAAAGCAAAGAAGTCAAAGAAG cagaaggaggaGAGGCCCCCGTCCCCTGTCATCGAGGTGGACAACCTGGAGGAGTTTGTGCTGCAGCCGGCGCCGCAGGGCGTGACCGTCAAGTGCCGGGTGACACGGGACAAGAAGGGCATGGACCGGGGGCTCTACCCCACCTATTACCTTCACCTGGACAATGACAAGAAG GTGTTCCTCCTCGCTGGGAGAAAGCGCAAGAAGAGCAAAACCTCCAACTACCTCATCTCCATCGACCCCACTGACCTGTCACGGGGTGGAGAGAACTTCATTGGGAAGCTGAG ATCCAACCTGATGGGTACGAGGTTCACCGTGTTCGACAACGGCGCCAACCCCGACAGGGCCAACGCTGACTGGTCCAACGTGCGGCAGGAGCTCTCGGCCGTGGTCTAC GAGACCAACGTTCTGGGGTTCAAAGGCCCCCGGAAGATGACTGTCATCATCCCTGGGATGAATGCTGACTGTGAGAGGGTGCCCATCCGGCCCCGGAAT GATAACGACGGCCTCCTGATGCGATGGCAGAACAGGAACATGGACAACGTGATCGAGCTGCACAACAAAGCCCCGGTGTGGAACGACGAGACCCAGTCCTACGTCCTCAATTTCCATGGCCGGGTCACCCACGCCTCCGTCAAAAACTTCCAGATCGTGCACAGCAGTGACC CTGACTACATCGTGATGCAGTTTGGGCGTGTGGCAGATGACGCCTTCACCATGGACTACAACTACCCCCTGTGCGCCGTGCAGGCCTTCGCCATCGCCCTCTCCAGCTTCGACGGGAAGCTGGCCTGCGAGTAG
- the TULP1 gene encoding tubby-related protein 1 isoform X6, with the protein MPLQTEILREVWAADSPSEEPGSPQQHKPKQKLKKKRQEPGLEPEAKPRRPRVKKPSEAEEAPAPALGVKKVRKKKEEKGEEESDKDPSSKFTKEPRKKKESLAPRSQVPKGSKKPQEPAEDEDDEEEEEEVENKNPPKKLKKKVPKETLSGGGEKKLKPKEDKSDPDSKAKSAKSTKKEPMSMFQVKKEKKSKKKAATSSDEEDDSDSSTKPIRSEKKKNPASLFQTGGDPPKEKKSKKKGAESEEETPETLQKNSNKKGKAKKSKKKEERPPSPVIEVDNLEEFVLQPAPQGVTVKCRVTRDKKGMDRGLYPTYYLHLDNDKKVFLLAGRKRKKSKTSNYLISIDPTDLSRGGENFIGKLRSNLMGTRFTVFDNGANPDRANADWSNVRQELSAVVYETNVLGFKGPRKMTVIIPGMNADCERVPIRPRNDNDGLLMRWQNRNMDNVIELHNKAPVWNDETQSYVLNFHGRVTHASVKNFQIVHSSDPDYIVMQFGRVADDAFTMDYNYPLCAVQAFAIALSSFDGKLACE; encoded by the exons ATGCCGCTGCAGACCGAGATCCTGCGAGAGGTCTGGGCTGCCGACAG ccccagtgaaGAGCCGgggagcccccagcagcacaagCCCAAACAG aagctgaagaagaagaggcaggagcctgggctggagcccGAGGCCAAACCCCGGCGGCCGCGGGTGAAGAAGCCGAGTGaggcagaggaggctccagcCCCGGCCCTGG GGGTGAAGAAggtgaggaagaagaaggaggagaagggggaggaggagagcgACAAGGACCCCTCCTCCAAATTCACCAAGGAGCCTcggaagaagaaggaaagccTGGCTCCCCGCTCCCAAGTGCCCAAGGGCTCCAAGAAGCCACAAG AGCCGGcggaggatgaggatgatgaggaagaggaagaagaggtggAGAATAAAAACCCGCCAAAAAAGCTCAAGAAGAAGGTTCCCAAAGAGACCCTCTCAGGCGGGGGGGAGAAGAAGCTGAAGCCGAAGG AAGACAAGAGTGACCCTGACAGCAAAGCCAAATCTGCCAAAAGCACCAAGAAGGAGCCGATGTCCATGTTCCAggtgaagaaggagaagaaaagcaagaagaaag CCGCCACCAGCAGTGATGAGGAGGACGATTCCGACTCCAGCACCAAACCCATTAGgtcagagaagaagaaaaacccaGCATCCCTCTTTCAGACTGGTGGGGACCccccaaaagagaaaaaatccaaaaagaaaG GGGCTGAGAGTGAGGAGGAGACCCCAGAGACCCTGCAGAAAAACTCCAACAAGAAGGGGAAAGCAAAGAAGTCAAAGAAG aaggaggaGAGGCCCCCGTCCCCTGTCATCGAGGTGGACAACCTGGAGGAGTTTGTGCTGCAGCCGGCGCCGCAGGGCGTGACCGTCAAGTGCCGGGTGACACGGGACAAGAAGGGCATGGACCGGGGGCTCTACCCCACCTATTACCTTCACCTGGACAATGACAAGAAG GTGTTCCTCCTCGCTGGGAGAAAGCGCAAGAAGAGCAAAACCTCCAACTACCTCATCTCCATCGACCCCACTGACCTGTCACGGGGTGGAGAGAACTTCATTGGGAAGCTGAG ATCCAACCTGATGGGTACGAGGTTCACCGTGTTCGACAACGGCGCCAACCCCGACAGGGCCAACGCTGACTGGTCCAACGTGCGGCAGGAGCTCTCGGCCGTGGTCTAC GAGACCAACGTTCTGGGGTTCAAAGGCCCCCGGAAGATGACTGTCATCATCCCTGGGATGAATGCTGACTGTGAGAGGGTGCCCATCCGGCCCCGGAAT GATAACGACGGCCTCCTGATGCGATGGCAGAACAGGAACATGGACAACGTGATCGAGCTGCACAACAAAGCCCCGGTGTGGAACGACGAGACCCAGTCCTACGTCCTCAATTTCCATGGCCGGGTCACCCACGCCTCCGTCAAAAACTTCCAGATCGTGCACAGCAGTGACC CTGACTACATCGTGATGCAGTTTGGGCGTGTGGCAGATGACGCCTTCACCATGGACTACAACTACCCCCTGTGCGCCGTGCAGGCCTTCGCCATCGCCCTCTCCAGCTTCGACGGGAAGCTGGCCTGCGAGTAG
- the TULP1 gene encoding tubby-related protein 1 isoform X3, with the protein MPLQTEILREVWAADSPSEEPGSPQQHKPKQKLKKKRQEPGLEPEAKPRRPRVKKPSEAEEAPAPALGVKKVRKKKEEKGEEESDKDPSSKFTKEPRKKKESLAPRSQVPKGSKKPQEPAEDEDDEEEEEEVENKNPPKKLKKKVPKETLSGGGEKKLKPKEDKSDPDSKAKSAKSTKKEPMSMFQVKKEKKSKKKAATSSDEEDDSDSSTKPIRSEKKKNPASLFQTGGDPPKEKKSKKKAVPPKGAESEEETPETLQKNSNKKGKAKKSKKKEERPPSPVIEVDNLEEFVLQPAPQGVTVKCRVTRDKKGMDRGLYPTYYLHLDNDKKVFLLAGRKRKKSKTSNYLISIDPTDLSRGGENFIGKLRSNLMGTRFTVFDNGANPDRANADWSNVRQELSAVVYETNVLGFKGPRKMTVIIPGMNADCERVPIRPRNDNDGLLMRWQNRNMDNVIELHNKAPVWNDETQSYVLNFHGRVTHASVKNFQIVHSSDPDYIVMQFGRVADDAFTMDYNYPLCAVQAFAIALSSFDGKLACE; encoded by the exons ATGCCGCTGCAGACCGAGATCCTGCGAGAGGTCTGGGCTGCCGACAG ccccagtgaaGAGCCGgggagcccccagcagcacaagCCCAAACAG aagctgaagaagaagaggcaggagcctgggctggagcccGAGGCCAAACCCCGGCGGCCGCGGGTGAAGAAGCCGAGTGaggcagaggaggctccagcCCCGGCCCTGG GGGTGAAGAAggtgaggaagaagaaggaggagaagggggaggaggagagcgACAAGGACCCCTCCTCCAAATTCACCAAGGAGCCTcggaagaagaaggaaagccTGGCTCCCCGCTCCCAAGTGCCCAAGGGCTCCAAGAAGCCACAAG AGCCGGcggaggatgaggatgatgaggaagaggaagaagaggtggAGAATAAAAACCCGCCAAAAAAGCTCAAGAAGAAGGTTCCCAAAGAGACCCTCTCAGGCGGGGGGGAGAAGAAGCTGAAGCCGAAGG AAGACAAGAGTGACCCTGACAGCAAAGCCAAATCTGCCAAAAGCACCAAGAAGGAGCCGATGTCCATGTTCCAggtgaagaaggagaagaaaagcaagaagaaag CCGCCACCAGCAGTGATGAGGAGGACGATTCCGACTCCAGCACCAAACCCATTAGgtcagagaagaagaaaaacccaGCATCCCTCTTTCAGACTGGTGGGGACCccccaaaagagaaaaaatccaaaaagaaaG CAGTTCCTCCCAAAGGGGCTGAGAGTGAGGAGGAGACCCCAGAGACCCTGCAGAAAAACTCCAACAAGAAGGGGAAAGCAAAGAAGTCAAAGAAG aaggaggaGAGGCCCCCGTCCCCTGTCATCGAGGTGGACAACCTGGAGGAGTTTGTGCTGCAGCCGGCGCCGCAGGGCGTGACCGTCAAGTGCCGGGTGACACGGGACAAGAAGGGCATGGACCGGGGGCTCTACCCCACCTATTACCTTCACCTGGACAATGACAAGAAG GTGTTCCTCCTCGCTGGGAGAAAGCGCAAGAAGAGCAAAACCTCCAACTACCTCATCTCCATCGACCCCACTGACCTGTCACGGGGTGGAGAGAACTTCATTGGGAAGCTGAG ATCCAACCTGATGGGTACGAGGTTCACCGTGTTCGACAACGGCGCCAACCCCGACAGGGCCAACGCTGACTGGTCCAACGTGCGGCAGGAGCTCTCGGCCGTGGTCTAC GAGACCAACGTTCTGGGGTTCAAAGGCCCCCGGAAGATGACTGTCATCATCCCTGGGATGAATGCTGACTGTGAGAGGGTGCCCATCCGGCCCCGGAAT GATAACGACGGCCTCCTGATGCGATGGCAGAACAGGAACATGGACAACGTGATCGAGCTGCACAACAAAGCCCCGGTGTGGAACGACGAGACCCAGTCCTACGTCCTCAATTTCCATGGCCGGGTCACCCACGCCTCCGTCAAAAACTTCCAGATCGTGCACAGCAGTGACC CTGACTACATCGTGATGCAGTTTGGGCGTGTGGCAGATGACGCCTTCACCATGGACTACAACTACCCCCTGTGCGCCGTGCAGGCCTTCGCCATCGCCCTCTCCAGCTTCGACGGGAAGCTGGCCTGCGAGTAG
- the TULP1 gene encoding tubby-related protein 1 isoform X1: MPLQTEILREVWAADSPSEEPGSPQQHKPKQKLKKKRQEPGLEPEAKPRRPRVKKPSEAEEAPAPALGVKKVRKKKEEKGEEESDKDPSSKFTKEPRKKKESLAPRSQVPKGSKKPQEPAEDEDDEEEEEEVENKNPPKKLKKKVPKETLSGGGEKKLKPKEDKSDPDSKAKSAKSTKKEPMSMFQVKKEKKSKKKAATSSDEEDDSDSSTKPIRSEKKKNPASLFQTGGDPPKEKKSKKKAVPPKGAESEEETPETLQKNSNKKGKAKKSKKQKEERPPSPVIEVDNLEEFVLQPAPQGVTVKCRVTRDKKGMDRGLYPTYYLHLDNDKKVFLLAGRKRKKSKTSNYLISIDPTDLSRGGENFIGKLRSNLMGTRFTVFDNGANPDRANADWSNVRQELSAVVYETNVLGFKGPRKMTVIIPGMNADCERVPIRPRNDNDGLLMRWQNRNMDNVIELHNKAPVWNDETQSYVLNFHGRVTHASVKNFQIVHSSDPDYIVMQFGRVADDAFTMDYNYPLCAVQAFAIALSSFDGKLACE; the protein is encoded by the exons ATGCCGCTGCAGACCGAGATCCTGCGAGAGGTCTGGGCTGCCGACAG ccccagtgaaGAGCCGgggagcccccagcagcacaagCCCAAACAG aagctgaagaagaagaggcaggagcctgggctggagcccGAGGCCAAACCCCGGCGGCCGCGGGTGAAGAAGCCGAGTGaggcagaggaggctccagcCCCGGCCCTGG GGGTGAAGAAggtgaggaagaagaaggaggagaagggggaggaggagagcgACAAGGACCCCTCCTCCAAATTCACCAAGGAGCCTcggaagaagaaggaaagccTGGCTCCCCGCTCCCAAGTGCCCAAGGGCTCCAAGAAGCCACAAG AGCCGGcggaggatgaggatgatgaggaagaggaagaagaggtggAGAATAAAAACCCGCCAAAAAAGCTCAAGAAGAAGGTTCCCAAAGAGACCCTCTCAGGCGGGGGGGAGAAGAAGCTGAAGCCGAAGG AAGACAAGAGTGACCCTGACAGCAAAGCCAAATCTGCCAAAAGCACCAAGAAGGAGCCGATGTCCATGTTCCAggtgaagaaggagaagaaaagcaagaagaaag CCGCCACCAGCAGTGATGAGGAGGACGATTCCGACTCCAGCACCAAACCCATTAGgtcagagaagaagaaaaacccaGCATCCCTCTTTCAGACTGGTGGGGACCccccaaaagagaaaaaatccaaaaagaaaG CAGTTCCTCCCAAAGGGGCTGAGAGTGAGGAGGAGACCCCAGAGACCCTGCAGAAAAACTCCAACAAGAAGGGGAAAGCAAAGAAGTCAAAGAAG cagaaggaggaGAGGCCCCCGTCCCCTGTCATCGAGGTGGACAACCTGGAGGAGTTTGTGCTGCAGCCGGCGCCGCAGGGCGTGACCGTCAAGTGCCGGGTGACACGGGACAAGAAGGGCATGGACCGGGGGCTCTACCCCACCTATTACCTTCACCTGGACAATGACAAGAAG GTGTTCCTCCTCGCTGGGAGAAAGCGCAAGAAGAGCAAAACCTCCAACTACCTCATCTCCATCGACCCCACTGACCTGTCACGGGGTGGAGAGAACTTCATTGGGAAGCTGAG ATCCAACCTGATGGGTACGAGGTTCACCGTGTTCGACAACGGCGCCAACCCCGACAGGGCCAACGCTGACTGGTCCAACGTGCGGCAGGAGCTCTCGGCCGTGGTCTAC GAGACCAACGTTCTGGGGTTCAAAGGCCCCCGGAAGATGACTGTCATCATCCCTGGGATGAATGCTGACTGTGAGAGGGTGCCCATCCGGCCCCGGAAT GATAACGACGGCCTCCTGATGCGATGGCAGAACAGGAACATGGACAACGTGATCGAGCTGCACAACAAAGCCCCGGTGTGGAACGACGAGACCCAGTCCTACGTCCTCAATTTCCATGGCCGGGTCACCCACGCCTCCGTCAAAAACTTCCAGATCGTGCACAGCAGTGACC CTGACTACATCGTGATGCAGTTTGGGCGTGTGGCAGATGACGCCTTCACCATGGACTACAACTACCCCCTGTGCGCCGTGCAGGCCTTCGCCATCGCCCTCTCCAGCTTCGACGGGAAGCTGGCCTGCGAGTAG
- the TULP1 gene encoding tubby-related protein 1 isoform X2 — MPLQTEILREVWAADSPSEEPGSPQQHKPKQKLKKKRQEPGLEPEAKPRRPRVKKPSEAEEAPAPALGVKKVRKKKEEKGEEESDKDPSSKFTKEPRKKKESLAPRSQVPKGSKKPQEPAEDEDDEEEEEEVENKNPPKKLKKKVPKETLSGGGEKKLKPKEDKSDPDSKAKSAKSTKKEPMSMFQVKKEKKSKKKAATSSDEEDDSDSSTKPIRSEKKKNPASLFQTGGDPPKEKKSKKKVPPKGAESEEETPETLQKNSNKKGKAKKSKKQKEERPPSPVIEVDNLEEFVLQPAPQGVTVKCRVTRDKKGMDRGLYPTYYLHLDNDKKVFLLAGRKRKKSKTSNYLISIDPTDLSRGGENFIGKLRSNLMGTRFTVFDNGANPDRANADWSNVRQELSAVVYETNVLGFKGPRKMTVIIPGMNADCERVPIRPRNDNDGLLMRWQNRNMDNVIELHNKAPVWNDETQSYVLNFHGRVTHASVKNFQIVHSSDPDYIVMQFGRVADDAFTMDYNYPLCAVQAFAIALSSFDGKLACE, encoded by the exons ATGCCGCTGCAGACCGAGATCCTGCGAGAGGTCTGGGCTGCCGACAG ccccagtgaaGAGCCGgggagcccccagcagcacaagCCCAAACAG aagctgaagaagaagaggcaggagcctgggctggagcccGAGGCCAAACCCCGGCGGCCGCGGGTGAAGAAGCCGAGTGaggcagaggaggctccagcCCCGGCCCTGG GGGTGAAGAAggtgaggaagaagaaggaggagaagggggaggaggagagcgACAAGGACCCCTCCTCCAAATTCACCAAGGAGCCTcggaagaagaaggaaagccTGGCTCCCCGCTCCCAAGTGCCCAAGGGCTCCAAGAAGCCACAAG AGCCGGcggaggatgaggatgatgaggaagaggaagaagaggtggAGAATAAAAACCCGCCAAAAAAGCTCAAGAAGAAGGTTCCCAAAGAGACCCTCTCAGGCGGGGGGGAGAAGAAGCTGAAGCCGAAGG AAGACAAGAGTGACCCTGACAGCAAAGCCAAATCTGCCAAAAGCACCAAGAAGGAGCCGATGTCCATGTTCCAggtgaagaaggagaagaaaagcaagaagaaag CCGCCACCAGCAGTGATGAGGAGGACGATTCCGACTCCAGCACCAAACCCATTAGgtcagagaagaagaaaaacccaGCATCCCTCTTTCAGACTGGTGGGGACCccccaaaagagaaaaaatccaaaaagaaaG TTCCTCCCAAAGGGGCTGAGAGTGAGGAGGAGACCCCAGAGACCCTGCAGAAAAACTCCAACAAGAAGGGGAAAGCAAAGAAGTCAAAGAAG cagaaggaggaGAGGCCCCCGTCCCCTGTCATCGAGGTGGACAACCTGGAGGAGTTTGTGCTGCAGCCGGCGCCGCAGGGCGTGACCGTCAAGTGCCGGGTGACACGGGACAAGAAGGGCATGGACCGGGGGCTCTACCCCACCTATTACCTTCACCTGGACAATGACAAGAAG GTGTTCCTCCTCGCTGGGAGAAAGCGCAAGAAGAGCAAAACCTCCAACTACCTCATCTCCATCGACCCCACTGACCTGTCACGGGGTGGAGAGAACTTCATTGGGAAGCTGAG ATCCAACCTGATGGGTACGAGGTTCACCGTGTTCGACAACGGCGCCAACCCCGACAGGGCCAACGCTGACTGGTCCAACGTGCGGCAGGAGCTCTCGGCCGTGGTCTAC GAGACCAACGTTCTGGGGTTCAAAGGCCCCCGGAAGATGACTGTCATCATCCCTGGGATGAATGCTGACTGTGAGAGGGTGCCCATCCGGCCCCGGAAT GATAACGACGGCCTCCTGATGCGATGGCAGAACAGGAACATGGACAACGTGATCGAGCTGCACAACAAAGCCCCGGTGTGGAACGACGAGACCCAGTCCTACGTCCTCAATTTCCATGGCCGGGTCACCCACGCCTCCGTCAAAAACTTCCAGATCGTGCACAGCAGTGACC CTGACTACATCGTGATGCAGTTTGGGCGTGTGGCAGATGACGCCTTCACCATGGACTACAACTACCCCCTGTGCGCCGTGCAGGCCTTCGCCATCGCCCTCTCCAGCTTCGACGGGAAGCTGGCCTGCGAGTAG
- the TULP1 gene encoding tubby-related protein 1 isoform X4 — MPLQTEILREVWAADSPSEEPGSPQQHKPKQKLKKKRQEPGLEPEAKPRRPRVKKPSEAEEAPAPALGVKKVRKKKEEKGEEESDKDPSSKFTKEPRKKKESLAPRSQVPKGSKKPQEPAEDEDDEEEEEEVENKNPPKKLKKKVPKETLSGGGEKKLKPKEDKSDPDSKAKSAKSTKKEPMSMFQVKKEKKSKKKAATSSDEEDDSDSSTKPIRSEKKKNPASLFQTGGDPPKEKKSKKKVPPKGAESEEETPETLQKNSNKKGKAKKSKKKEERPPSPVIEVDNLEEFVLQPAPQGVTVKCRVTRDKKGMDRGLYPTYYLHLDNDKKVFLLAGRKRKKSKTSNYLISIDPTDLSRGGENFIGKLRSNLMGTRFTVFDNGANPDRANADWSNVRQELSAVVYETNVLGFKGPRKMTVIIPGMNADCERVPIRPRNDNDGLLMRWQNRNMDNVIELHNKAPVWNDETQSYVLNFHGRVTHASVKNFQIVHSSDPDYIVMQFGRVADDAFTMDYNYPLCAVQAFAIALSSFDGKLACE; from the exons ATGCCGCTGCAGACCGAGATCCTGCGAGAGGTCTGGGCTGCCGACAG ccccagtgaaGAGCCGgggagcccccagcagcacaagCCCAAACAG aagctgaagaagaagaggcaggagcctgggctggagcccGAGGCCAAACCCCGGCGGCCGCGGGTGAAGAAGCCGAGTGaggcagaggaggctccagcCCCGGCCCTGG GGGTGAAGAAggtgaggaagaagaaggaggagaagggggaggaggagagcgACAAGGACCCCTCCTCCAAATTCACCAAGGAGCCTcggaagaagaaggaaagccTGGCTCCCCGCTCCCAAGTGCCCAAGGGCTCCAAGAAGCCACAAG AGCCGGcggaggatgaggatgatgaggaagaggaagaagaggtggAGAATAAAAACCCGCCAAAAAAGCTCAAGAAGAAGGTTCCCAAAGAGACCCTCTCAGGCGGGGGGGAGAAGAAGCTGAAGCCGAAGG AAGACAAGAGTGACCCTGACAGCAAAGCCAAATCTGCCAAAAGCACCAAGAAGGAGCCGATGTCCATGTTCCAggtgaagaaggagaagaaaagcaagaagaaag CCGCCACCAGCAGTGATGAGGAGGACGATTCCGACTCCAGCACCAAACCCATTAGgtcagagaagaagaaaaacccaGCATCCCTCTTTCAGACTGGTGGGGACCccccaaaagagaaaaaatccaaaaagaaaG TTCCTCCCAAAGGGGCTGAGAGTGAGGAGGAGACCCCAGAGACCCTGCAGAAAAACTCCAACAAGAAGGGGAAAGCAAAGAAGTCAAAGAAG aaggaggaGAGGCCCCCGTCCCCTGTCATCGAGGTGGACAACCTGGAGGAGTTTGTGCTGCAGCCGGCGCCGCAGGGCGTGACCGTCAAGTGCCGGGTGACACGGGACAAGAAGGGCATGGACCGGGGGCTCTACCCCACCTATTACCTTCACCTGGACAATGACAAGAAG GTGTTCCTCCTCGCTGGGAGAAAGCGCAAGAAGAGCAAAACCTCCAACTACCTCATCTCCATCGACCCCACTGACCTGTCACGGGGTGGAGAGAACTTCATTGGGAAGCTGAG ATCCAACCTGATGGGTACGAGGTTCACCGTGTTCGACAACGGCGCCAACCCCGACAGGGCCAACGCTGACTGGTCCAACGTGCGGCAGGAGCTCTCGGCCGTGGTCTAC GAGACCAACGTTCTGGGGTTCAAAGGCCCCCGGAAGATGACTGTCATCATCCCTGGGATGAATGCTGACTGTGAGAGGGTGCCCATCCGGCCCCGGAAT GATAACGACGGCCTCCTGATGCGATGGCAGAACAGGAACATGGACAACGTGATCGAGCTGCACAACAAAGCCCCGGTGTGGAACGACGAGACCCAGTCCTACGTCCTCAATTTCCATGGCCGGGTCACCCACGCCTCCGTCAAAAACTTCCAGATCGTGCACAGCAGTGACC CTGACTACATCGTGATGCAGTTTGGGCGTGTGGCAGATGACGCCTTCACCATGGACTACAACTACCCCCTGTGCGCCGTGCAGGCCTTCGCCATCGCCCTCTCCAGCTTCGACGGGAAGCTGGCCTGCGAGTAG